In Streptomyces sp. SLBN-118, the following are encoded in one genomic region:
- a CDS encoding MarR family winged helix-turn-helix transcriptional regulator, with protein MPKPLSLPFDPIARADELWRQRWGPVPSMAAITSIMRAHQILLAEVDAVVKPYGLTFARYEALVLLTFSKAGELPMSKIGERLMVHPTSVTNTVDRLVRSGLVAKRPNPNDGRGTLASITDKGREVVEAATRDLMGMDFGLGVYDSEECGEIFAMLRPLRVAASDFDET; from the coding sequence GTGCCCAAACCGCTCAGCCTTCCCTTCGACCCCATCGCCCGAGCCGACGAGCTCTGGCGGCAGCGATGGGGCCCGGTGCCCTCGATGGCAGCGATCACCTCGATCATGCGCGCGCACCAGATCCTGCTCGCCGAGGTCGACGCGGTCGTCAAGCCGTACGGACTGACCTTCGCGCGCTACGAGGCTCTGGTGCTGCTCACCTTCTCCAAGGCCGGTGAGCTGCCGATGTCCAAGATCGGCGAGCGCCTGATGGTCCACCCCACCTCGGTCACGAACACCGTGGACCGCCTGGTCAGGTCCGGCCTGGTCGCCAAGCGGCCGAACCCGAACGACGGCCGCGGCACCCTGGCGTCCATCACCGACAAGGGCCGGGAGGTCGTCGAGGCGGCCACCCGCGATCTGATGGGGATGGACTTCGGGCTCGGTGTGTACGACTCCGAGGAGTGCGGGGAGATCTTCGCGATGCTGCGCCCGCTGCGGGTCG
- a CDS encoding MTH1187 family thiamine-binding protein has translation MIVAFSVTPLGVGEEVGEYVADAVRVVRESGLPHRTDAMFTSIEGDWDEVMDVVKRAVAAVEARAPRVSVVLKADIRQGVTDGLTSKVETVERHLCAPEDRRARQG, from the coding sequence ATGATCGTCGCTTTCTCCGTCACGCCTCTGGGCGTCGGTGAGGAGGTCGGTGAGTACGTCGCCGACGCCGTCCGAGTCGTACGCGAATCGGGTCTTCCCCACCGCACGGATGCGATGTTCACCTCGATCGAGGGCGACTGGGACGAGGTGATGGACGTCGTCAAACGCGCCGTCGCCGCGGTCGAGGCCAGGGCCCCGCGCGTCTCCGTCGTCCTCAAGGCGGACATCAGGCAGGGCGTCACCGACGGCCTCACCTCCAAGGTCGAGACGGTGGAACGCCACCTCTGCGCGCCGGAGGACCGAAGAGCGAGACAGGGCTGA
- a CDS encoding DUF3817 domain-containing protein, producing the protein MDIKTASSLHRLRLVSAPEAVSFLLLLVCSVLKRTTEFNAVPVMGAIHGVLFILYVLFWLDAWKRTKWDLKTAALYFVLSVLPFGGFVAERRLRRAADDEVIAARARREGKVNA; encoded by the coding sequence GTGGACATCAAGACCGCCTCCTCCCTCCACCGCCTCCGCCTGGTCTCCGCCCCGGAGGCCGTCTCCTTCCTCCTGCTGCTCGTCTGCTCGGTGCTCAAGCGCACCACGGAGTTCAACGCGGTCCCGGTGATGGGCGCGATCCACGGCGTGCTCTTCATCCTGTACGTGCTCTTCTGGCTGGACGCCTGGAAGCGCACCAAGTGGGACCTGAAGACGGCGGCGCTCTACTTCGTACTGTCCGTCCTCCCCTTCGGCGGCTTCGTCGCCGAGCGCAGGCTCAGGCGCGCGGCCGATGACGAGGTCATCGCCGCCCGCGCCCGGCGCGAGGGCAAGGTGAACGCATGA